Proteins from a genomic interval of Paenibacillus sp. FSL R5-0623:
- a CDS encoding ABC transporter substrate-binding protein has translation MKKVNKSRKAVTTASISMLSAMLFLTACGGGGGGAASEAQSPDGKVTLNFITQSSPLAPADPNDKLINKRLEEKTNVHINWKNYTSDVFAEKRNLAVASGDLPDAIFDAGYGDYDLLKLAKDGAIIPLEDMIEQHMPNLKKVLEEAPEYKSMITAPDGHIYSFPWIEELGSGKQRIQSVDNLPWINVEWLNKLGLKMPTTTEELKEVLIAFKTQDPNGNGKADEIPLSFINKPGGEDLTFLFAAFGLGENWDHTVVTNDGKVVFTAADEGYKEAVKYIHELVKEGLVDVESYQQDWNTYLAKGKDNKYGMYFTWDKANITGMNDTYDVLPPVAGPNGEVNVTRTNGIGLDRGRMVITSSNKNLESTAKWVDQLYDPLQSVQNNWGTYGDESQQNIFEFDESKGMLKHLPLEGSAPVELRQKTSIAGPLAILDSYYDKYTTKPEDAAWRMELLDKVMVPHMKAENVYPSVFFSIDELDRLSTIETDLFAYVLRLRTEWYQNGKVDQEWDAYLKELDRLGLQEWLQIKQAGYDRNNK, from the coding sequence ATGAAAAAAGTGAACAAGTCCAGAAAAGCCGTTACAACGGCGTCCATTTCAATGTTATCTGCAATGCTCTTTCTAACCGCCTGTGGTGGGGGTGGAGGCGGCGCGGCAAGTGAGGCGCAATCCCCTGATGGCAAGGTGACATTGAATTTTATAACACAGAGCTCTCCGCTGGCTCCCGCTGATCCGAATGACAAGTTGATTAACAAGCGACTCGAAGAGAAAACCAATGTGCATATCAACTGGAAGAACTATACGAGTGATGTCTTTGCAGAAAAAAGAAACCTAGCGGTTGCCAGCGGTGATTTGCCGGATGCCATTTTTGATGCAGGTTACGGGGACTATGATCTCCTGAAACTGGCGAAGGACGGGGCGATCATTCCACTTGAGGACATGATTGAACAACACATGCCCAATCTAAAAAAGGTTCTGGAGGAAGCTCCCGAATACAAGAGCATGATCACGGCTCCAGACGGACATATTTATTCATTCCCATGGATTGAAGAACTCGGAAGTGGCAAACAACGGATTCAGTCAGTGGATAACTTGCCCTGGATTAATGTGGAATGGTTGAACAAGCTTGGACTGAAGATGCCAACGACAACCGAAGAACTGAAAGAAGTATTGATCGCGTTCAAAACTCAAGATCCAAACGGCAACGGTAAGGCAGACGAAATTCCGTTATCTTTCATTAACAAACCGGGCGGAGAAGATCTGACATTTCTCTTTGCGGCATTTGGACTCGGAGAGAACTGGGATCATACCGTGGTAACCAATGATGGGAAAGTGGTCTTCACGGCAGCTGATGAAGGCTACAAGGAAGCGGTTAAATACATTCATGAGCTGGTTAAGGAAGGCCTCGTGGATGTTGAATCGTACCAACAGGATTGGAACACGTACCTGGCGAAAGGCAAGGATAATAAGTACGGCATGTACTTCACATGGGATAAGGCTAACATTACAGGCATGAATGATACGTATGATGTTCTGCCTCCGGTTGCCGGGCCTAACGGAGAGGTCAATGTCACAAGAACAAACGGAATTGGGCTTGATCGTGGTCGCATGGTCATTACCAGCAGCAATAAAAACCTGGAATCCACAGCGAAGTGGGTAGACCAATTGTACGATCCGCTCCAATCCGTACAGAACAACTGGGGTACCTATGGAGACGAGAGTCAGCAAAATATTTTTGAATTCGATGAATCCAAAGGGATGCTGAAGCATCTTCCACTGGAAGGATCTGCACCTGTGGAACTCAGACAAAAAACCAGTATCGCAGGACCATTGGCCATTCTCGACAGTTATTATGACAAATACACAACCAAACCGGAAGATGCGGCTTGGCGGATGGAACTTCTCGACAAGGTTATGGTTCCGCATATGAAAGCGGAGAACGTATATCCAAGTGTGTTCTTCTCCATTGATGAACTGGATCGATTGTCCACGATTGAGACCGATCTCTTCGCCTACGTGTTACGTCTGCGTACAGAATGGTATCAGAACGGGAAAGTAGATCAGGAATGGGATGCTTACTTGAAAGAGCTGGATCGCCTTGGATTGCAAGAATGGCTACAGATTAAACAAGCGGGATATGACCGTAATAACAAATAA
- a CDS encoding glycoside hydrolase family 32 protein — MSTILKQDYRNEYHFSPKEKWMNDPNGMVFFNGEYHLFYQYHPFGTTWGPMHWGHAVTRDLVTWEELPVALAPDEHGMIFSGSAVVDWNNTSGFFEDEPGLVAIFTHHLEVPNEHPVQRQSLAYSKDNGRTWTKYEGNPVLKHESFVDFRDPKVFWHEQTKEWIMIIACGQTVCLYQSHNLKDWTLGSEFGEGIGSHDGVWECPDLFPLAVDGDSGQVKWVMLVSIGADPAFIEGSRTQYFTGDFDGTTFVPDEASHAIRWIDHGRDNYAGVSWSDIPAEDGRRLFMGWMSNWMYANQTPTNDYRGAMTIARELSLETRAGEVILIQRPARELEQARTPVLSLQDASIQQVSEQLNVLQLVNYEIHAEWAQDQSFHFALRSGADNETLVGVDANRGEVYIDRSGSGIGDFHEHFLSRHTAELKDVNGNQSLRIFVDHSSVEVFANDGQAVITDLIYPDGDSKGISAHSENTDLVFSSLHIYEISPTKATG, encoded by the coding sequence ATGTCGACAATTCTTAAACAAGATTACAGAAATGAATACCATTTTTCACCGAAAGAGAAGTGGATGAACGACCCAAACGGCATGGTGTTTTTTAATGGGGAGTATCACTTGTTCTATCAGTATCATCCGTTTGGTACTACATGGGGGCCAATGCATTGGGGTCACGCGGTAACCCGAGATCTCGTCACTTGGGAGGAACTTCCTGTAGCTCTTGCACCGGATGAACATGGCATGATCTTCTCCGGCAGTGCGGTGGTGGACTGGAACAATACTTCTGGATTTTTCGAAGATGAGCCGGGATTGGTAGCCATTTTTACACATCATCTGGAAGTACCAAATGAGCATCCTGTTCAGCGTCAGAGTCTGGCGTATAGCAAAGACAACGGCAGAACCTGGACTAAATACGAGGGTAATCCGGTATTAAAGCATGAGTCCTTTGTTGATTTCCGTGACCCCAAAGTGTTCTGGCATGAGCAGACCAAGGAATGGATTATGATTATCGCTTGTGGTCAAACGGTATGTCTGTACCAATCACACAATCTGAAGGATTGGACGCTAGGAAGTGAATTTGGCGAAGGGATCGGTTCACACGATGGCGTGTGGGAATGCCCGGACCTGTTCCCACTTGCAGTGGATGGAGATTCAGGGCAGGTGAAATGGGTGATGCTCGTTAGCATCGGTGCAGATCCTGCATTCATAGAAGGATCCAGAACACAATATTTTACCGGAGATTTTGATGGAACTACATTTGTCCCAGATGAAGCATCCCATGCGATTCGCTGGATTGATCATGGCCGGGATAACTACGCGGGAGTTAGTTGGTCTGACATTCCGGCTGAAGACGGCAGACGCTTGTTCATGGGGTGGATGAGCAACTGGATGTATGCCAATCAGACGCCAACCAATGATTATCGTGGAGCAATGACCATTGCACGGGAGCTGTCACTGGAGACAAGAGCCGGAGAAGTAATACTGATTCAACGTCCTGCACGTGAACTTGAGCAAGCCCGTACGCCAGTATTGTCCCTACAGGATGCTTCGATTCAGCAAGTGAGTGAGCAGTTGAACGTTTTGCAACTAGTGAACTATGAGATCCATGCAGAGTGGGCTCAGGATCAGTCGTTTCATTTTGCCTTAAGAAGCGGAGCTGACAACGAAACGCTCGTTGGCGTAGACGCCAACCGAGGGGAAGTGTATATCGATCGTAGTGGATCGGGTATCGGCGATTTTCATGAACATTTCCTGAGCCGCCATACAGCTGAGTTAAAAGATGTAAATGGGAATCAAAGTTTGCGTATCTTTGTAGATCATTCATCTGTGGAGGTATTTGCAAATGATGGTCAGGCCGTTATTACGGATCTGATCTATCCGGATGGGGATTCCAAGGGCATCTCTGCTCATTCCGAAAATACTGATCTGGTCTTCTCTTCACTTCATATCTATGAGATATCACCAACCAAGGCTACAGGTTAA